In a single window of the Hippoglossus hippoglossus isolate fHipHip1 chromosome 7, fHipHip1.pri, whole genome shotgun sequence genome:
- the fam120c gene encoding constitutive coactivator of PPAR-gamma-like protein 2 gives MGVQGFQEYLEKRCPGAAVPVDLLKLARSAARQPPHHHHPHHHPHHPGPMPPPPPPARILIDADSGLQRLYGGYQTDWVCGGEWNAMLGYLAALSQACLYQGGLELVVVFNGTLGKERWPEWARRAQGQRQTAQLIVNHVGSKATPPPRAWFLPPACLSHCVRLAMFRFRVRVVQTLEDHHQEVLSLYRDYAFAGLIAQDSEFALCNVPAYFSSHALKLSWNGKNLTTHQYLLSEAARQLGLKTQHLPCFAALLGNHILPDEDLAAFHWSLLGPEHPLASLKVRAHQLVLPPCEVVIKAVSEYVSSIKDLGNLDAIARDVFKQSQSRMEDKVERFKKAVEYFSAASKPRSPSMGPSAFILPGFGPAPFGGPPGHMGPMQPGKNQFPPPQVPGFKPPYQNAPYGPGPTPLFQNPPPPSQDCNDSLTGKMGFTDWSAPYDSTQVGSRLPNHHTGNQSGPSPSPSSSSDGDEPNDSNANHLTDKPSRWDDSAGRGGSASGNGSQGNGSGSNIPSLLSMATRSHMDITTPPLPQVSAEVLRVAEHRHRRGLMYPQIYHILTKGEMKMPVCIEDECNSELPPASLLFRAARQYAYGVLFSLAETHRRLERLAIRKRAPLEVPPVIVKEWSSGKAKSALTPELVPALCFREWTCPNLRRLWLGRASEDRSRRTRAFLACLRSDCPALLNPAQVPQHLLLMCCVLRYLMQWPGGRILQRHELDAFLAQAVSSQLYEPDQLQELKVEKVDARGVQLAALFMAGVDTALFINDVCGQPLPWEHCCPWGFFDGKLFQSKLARASRDRAALLDMCEGQEELVSKVEKMRQAILEGINLSRPPPPPPPLPPPAFLPPAMVPPFYPMPPLYPPRPMGGMPPHHHPHHPAQHRPRAFPGIQSIPPQGGKLEIAGMVVGQWAGNKPLRGRGGFNMQVVSVGAGKGRGKEIPAKLRGGKKAPANRTQMSSSPPASSPPKPSEEAGSTSEVAIQQLNGSSAASAIGQSLELAPLAQPIPCALASRDNQSEGVEVEAPCCLDDCPSDGALQKEE, from the exons ATGGGAGTGCAGGGTTTTCAAGAGTATTTAGAGAAGCGGTGTCCCGGGGCCGCGGTCCCGGTGGACCTCCTGAAGCTCGCCCGTTCCGCGGCCCGCCAGCCccctcaccaccatcatccACACCACCACCCACATCACCCCGGGCCCATGCCTCCCCCGCCCCCGCCTGCAAGGATCCTGATCGACGCGGACTCCGGCCTGCAGCGCCTCTACGGCGGTTACCAGACGGACTGGGTGTGCGGGGGCGAGTGGAACGCCATGCTGGGCTACCTGGCTGCCCTGTCACAGGCCTGCCTGTACCAGGGTGGCCTGGAGCTCGTCGTGGTTTTCAATGGCACACTGGGGAAGGAGCGCTGGCCCGAGTGGGCGCGGCGAGCTCAGGGCCAGAGACAGACGGCGCAGCTGATCGTCAACCACGTCGGCAGCAAGGCCACCCCGCCTCCCCGGGCATGGTTCCTACCCCCGGCCTGCCTCAGCCACTGCGTCCGCCTGGCCATGTTCCGCTTCCGAGTGCGG GTTGTACAGACTTTGGAGGACCACCACCAGGAGGTGCTGTCTCTCTACAGAGACTATGCATTTGCTGGTCTGATTGCTCAGGATTCTGAGTTTGCCCTCTGCAACGTTCCTGCCTACTTCTCCTCGCACGCGCTCAAACTGAGCTGGAACGGCAAAAACCTGACCACACACCAGTACCTGCTGTCTGAGGCCGCCAGGCAGCTGGGGCTGAAGACGCAGCACCTGCCCTGCTTTGCTGCTCTGCTGG GAAATCATATTCTGCCCGATGAGGACCTGGCTGCCTTCCACTGGAGTCTGCTGGGACCAGAACACCCACTAGCTTCTCTCAAG GTGCGAGCTCATCAGTTGGTGCTGCCGCCCTGTGAGGTGGTGATCAAGGCGGTCTCAGAGTACGTTTCCTCCATCAAGGACCTGGGAAACCTCGACGCCATTGCCAGAGATGTCTTCAAACAGTCACAG TCTCGTATGGAGGACAAGGTGGAGCGATTTAAGAAAGCTGTGGAGTATTTCTCAGCTGCCTCAAAACCACGTTCACCCAGTATGGGGCCCTCTGCTTTCATCT TACCTGGGTTTGGACCCGCTCCGTTTGGGGGACCACCTGGCCACATGGGACCGATGCAGCCTGGAAAGAATCAG TTCCCTCCTCCCCAGGTTCCAGGATTCAAACCACCCTATCAAAATGCTCCATATGGACCTGGCCCCACCCCCCTGTTCCAAAACCCGCCTCCACCGTCTCAAGACTGCAACGACTCGTTGACGGGCAAGATGGGATTCACTGACTGGTCAGCTCCCTATGATTCCACTCAGGTGGGAAGTCGATTACCCAATCATCACACGGGCAATCAATCTGGGCCGTCTCCGTCGCCTTCCTCGTCATCAGATGGAGATGAGCCCAATGACAGCAACGCAAA CCATTTGACAGACAAACCCTCACGGTGGGATGATTCTGCTGGAAGGGGGGGCTCAGCCTCTGGGAATGGTTCTCAAGGCAATGGGAGCGGATCAAACATTCCGTCACTTCTGTCTATGGCGACGCGGAGTCACATGGACATAACCACACCCCCTCTGCCTCAG gTCAGTGCTGAGGTTCTTCGTGTAGccgaacacagacacagaagagGATTGATGTACCCACAGATTTACCACATATTGACCAAG GGAGAGATGAAGATGCCAGTGTGTATAGAAGATGAGTGTAACTCTGAGCTGCCTCCTGCCTCGCTGCTATTCCGTGCTGCCAGACAGTATGCCTACGGCGTCCTCTTCAGTCTGGCCGAAACACACCGCCGCCTGGAGAGGCTTGCAATCCGAAAGAGGGCTCCCCTGGAAG TTCCTCCTGTGATTGTCAAAGAGTGGAGTAGTGGTAAGGCTAAGTCTGCCCTGACTCCAGAGCTGGTTCCGGCCCTTTGTTTCCGGGAGTGGACCTGCCCCAACCTGCGGCGTCTGTGGTTGGGTCGGGCCAGTGAGGACCGCTCCAGGAGAACTAGGGCCTTCCTGGCCTGCCTTCGCTCCGACTGCCCAGCGTTACTCAACCCAGCACAGGTTCCACAGCATCTGCTGCTCATGTGCTGCGTGCTCAG GTATTTGATGCAGTGGCCTGGAGGAAGGATCCTGCAGAGACATGAGCTTGATGCCTTCCTGGCCCAGGCCGTTTCTAGCCAGCTCTATGAACCCGACCAGCTACAGGAGCTGAAG GTGGAGAAGGTGGATGCCCGTGGTGTGCAGCTGGCTGCTCTCTTTATGGCCGGCGTTGACACAGCGCTTTTCATCAATGACGTGTGTGGCCAACCGTTGCCGTGGGAACACTGTTGTCCCTGGGGCTTCTTTGATGGAAAACTGTTTCAGAGCAAACTGGCCCGGGCCTCCCGCGACCGGGCCGCCCTGCTGGACATGTGTGAGGGGCAg gaggagctggtgtcCAAGGTGGAGAAGATGCGTCAGGCGATCCTTGAGGGCATCAACCTGTCccgtccccctcctcctccccctcctctcccacccCCTGCCTTCCTTCCCCCTGCTATGGTACCCCCATTCTACCCCATGCCTCCTCTCTACCCGCCTCGCCCCATGGGTGGAATGCCCCCACATCATCACCCACATCACCCCGCCCAGCACAGACCGAGAGCCTTCCCAG gtATTCAGTCCATCCCCCCTCAGGGTGGAAAACTGGAGATAGCTGGGATGGTGGTGGGACAGTGGGCCGGGAACAAACCACTACGTGGGAGAGGAGGCTTCAACATGCAGGTGGTTTCAGTCGGAGCAGGGAAAGG GAGAGGTAAAGAGATTCCAGCTAAACTAAGGGGAGGGAAAAAGGCACCTGCCAACAGAACACAG ATGTCATCGTCCCCCCCAGCCAGCAGCCCCCCAAAGCCCTCAGAGGAGGCAGGCTCCACGTCAGAGGTCGCAATACAGCAGCTGAACGGCAGCTCAGCGGCCTCCGCCATTGGCCAATCCTTGGAGCTGGCCCCCCTGGCCCAGCCAATCCCTTGTGCCTTAGCCAGCAGAGACAACCAATCAGAGGGGGTGGAAGTGGAGGCCCCCTGTTGCCTTGACGACTGCCCGTCAGACGGAGCACTACAGAAGGAGGAGTGA